In one Corallococcus sp. EGB genomic region, the following are encoded:
- a CDS encoding NUDIX hydrolase, with the protein MSTPIDPLMRVAYRGAYRLALAWWFVRRPRTEGTLVGVWRGREVLLLQNSYKHAFSLPGGGRHRGESPEETGARELREEVGLHVPASRLRAVSELHHTDEFKRDRCHFVELELDTEPRLVLDQREVVWARWIDVETALRLPLMPVVRAYLEDAARRRGLVSSRSAP; encoded by the coding sequence ATGAGCACCCCGATCGATCCCCTCATGCGCGTGGCCTACCGTGGCGCCTATCGCCTGGCGCTCGCGTGGTGGTTCGTGCGCCGTCCGCGCACGGAGGGAACGCTCGTGGGGGTGTGGCGAGGGCGTGAGGTGCTGCTGTTGCAGAACTCCTACAAGCACGCGTTCTCGCTGCCGGGCGGCGGCCGGCACCGCGGCGAGTCCCCGGAAGAGACGGGCGCGCGGGAGCTGCGCGAGGAGGTGGGCCTGCATGTGCCGGCCTCACGGCTGCGCGCCGTAAGCGAGCTGCACCACACGGACGAATTCAAGCGGGACCGGTGTCACTTCGTCGAGCTGGAGCTCGATACCGAGCCGCGTCTCGTGCTCGATCAGCGCGAGGTGGTGTGGGCTCGGTGGATCGACGTGGAGACCGCGCTGCGTTTGCCGCTCATGCCCGTGGTGCGTGCCTATCTGGAGGACGCGGCGCGGCGGCGGGGGCTCGTGTCCTCACGCTCGGCTCCCTAG
- a CDS encoding DUF6310 domain-containing protein, whose product MPEEAGAIGARKPWEIKTHEFDSYNDFVREQEIRKEVKQLKQERDVATACGDDFVPCSMSSSLDATDDRAKQTHTHHLCACARGQRQPHAQRHPWD is encoded by the coding sequence ATGCCCGAGGAAGCGGGGGCCATCGGTGCACGCAAACCGTGGGAGATCAAGACCCACGAGTTCGATTCGTACAATGACTTTGTCCGGGAACAGGAGATCAGGAAGGAAGTGAAGCAATTGAAGCAGGAGCGAGACGTTGCGACGGCATGTGGCGATGACTTCGTCCCCTGCTCGATGTCGTCGTCACTGGATGCAACCGATGACCGTGCGAAACAGACTCACACTCATCACCTATGCGCCTGCGCTCGTGGGCAAAGACAACCGCACGCTCAACGTCATCCATGGGATTGA
- a CDS encoding YdeI family protein, whose translation MKAKKEELPTVPFASEKAWEKWLEKNHADSPGVWVKLAKLESGIPSVTYAQALEVALCYGWIDGQKGAFDDEYWLQRFTPRKPRSKWSKINCAKVEALIAAGRMKPAGLREVEAARADGRWEAAYAGAKTIEVPEDLTLALEKNPKAKAFFATLKGASRYAILFRLHDAKKPETRARRLAQFVAMLEAGEQLRG comes from the coding sequence ATGAAGGCGAAGAAGGAAGAGCTTCCCACCGTACCCTTCGCGTCCGAGAAGGCCTGGGAGAAGTGGCTGGAGAAGAACCACGCGGACTCGCCGGGTGTCTGGGTGAAGCTCGCGAAGCTCGAGTCCGGCATCCCATCCGTGACGTACGCGCAGGCGCTGGAGGTGGCGCTCTGCTACGGGTGGATCGACGGACAGAAGGGCGCGTTCGACGACGAGTATTGGCTCCAGCGCTTCACGCCGCGCAAGCCGCGCAGCAAGTGGTCGAAGATCAACTGCGCCAAGGTGGAGGCCCTGATCGCCGCCGGACGCATGAAGCCCGCGGGCCTGCGCGAGGTGGAGGCTGCGCGCGCGGATGGCCGCTGGGAGGCGGCGTACGCGGGAGCGAAGACCATCGAGGTGCCGGAGGACCTGACGCTCGCGCTGGAGAAGAACCCGAAGGCGAAGGCGTTCTTCGCCACGCTCAAGGGCGCCAGCCGTTACGCCATCCTCTTCCGTCTCCATGACGCGAAGAAGCCGGAGACTCGCGCGCGCCGGCTGGCGCAGTTCGTCGCGATGCTCGAGGCCGGGGAGCAGCTCCGCGGCTGA
- a CDS encoding prolyl oligopeptidase family protein: MKSRLTVTTAALLLPLVSGAAGKAPAKPAAAEKQPVETTYHGTTVVDPYQWMESASDPKVKQWTDAQNAYTRTYLDKLPGREPLRQRITELLSWKSPSYGGLDEQGGTLLGLKFQPPKQQPSLIVVGSLDDTSKERVLVDPTQVDTSGKTTIDWFQLSHDGKKVAVSMSKGGTESGDVTVWDVASAKAMPNELVPRVNGGTAGGSLAWNAQGTGFFYTRYPRGEERPPVDREVYQQVYFHALGTPTDKDTYALGKDFPRIAMTELESSDDGQFTFARVANGDGGEYDLYLYGPSGKWTQVAKYADKVVAARFGSDGAAYLLSRKDASRGKVLRLPLATPTLDKATVVVPEGQATVQAVVPTKGRLYLLEQLGGPSQLRMVDLTGKALGLVPTLPVSSVGGVVRQGADDVLFVNGSFTQPAAWFRYSSADNKVTKTALARTAPIDMSDVEVVRTEATSKDGTKVPLTILKKKGTKLNGNNPTWLTGYGGFNISISPGYSPLTGMWLEQGGVFAVANLRGGSEFGEEWHKAGSLTNKQNVFDDFYACAKLLVDQKYTQPKKLAIQGGSNGGLLMGAAVTQHPEEYGAVVARVGIYDMLRTELTPNGQFNITEYGSVKDPEQFKALYGYSPVHHVKDGTKYPSVLFTSGANDPRVDPFHSRKMVARMQAATASPKPILLRANAETGHGMGTPLSARIEEEVDVYSFVFNELGMTYKPNATKKVAAPSPQ, encoded by the coding sequence ATGAAGTCCAGACTCACAGTGACGACCGCCGCGCTGCTCCTGCCGCTCGTGTCCGGGGCCGCGGGCAAGGCGCCCGCGAAGCCCGCCGCCGCGGAGAAGCAGCCCGTGGAGACGACCTATCACGGCACCACCGTGGTGGACCCGTACCAGTGGATGGAGTCCGCCTCCGACCCCAAGGTGAAGCAGTGGACGGACGCGCAGAACGCATACACGCGCACGTACCTGGACAAGCTCCCGGGCCGCGAGCCGCTGCGCCAGCGCATCACGGAGCTGCTGTCCTGGAAGTCGCCCTCCTACGGCGGCCTGGATGAACAGGGCGGCACGCTCCTGGGGCTGAAGTTCCAGCCACCCAAGCAGCAGCCCTCGCTCATCGTGGTGGGCTCGCTGGACGATACGTCGAAGGAGCGCGTGCTGGTGGACCCCACGCAGGTGGACACCTCCGGCAAGACGACCATCGACTGGTTCCAGCTGTCGCACGACGGCAAGAAGGTCGCCGTGTCCATGTCCAAGGGTGGCACGGAGAGCGGTGACGTCACGGTGTGGGACGTGGCGTCCGCGAAGGCGATGCCCAACGAGCTGGTCCCGCGCGTCAACGGCGGCACGGCGGGCGGCAGCCTCGCCTGGAACGCACAGGGCACGGGCTTCTTCTACACGCGCTATCCGCGCGGCGAGGAGCGCCCGCCCGTGGACCGCGAGGTGTACCAGCAGGTGTACTTCCACGCGCTGGGCACGCCCACGGACAAGGACACGTACGCGCTGGGCAAGGACTTCCCGCGCATCGCGATGACGGAGCTGGAGTCCAGCGACGACGGCCAGTTCACCTTCGCGCGCGTGGCCAATGGTGACGGCGGTGAGTACGACCTGTACCTGTACGGCCCGTCCGGCAAGTGGACGCAGGTGGCGAAGTACGCGGACAAGGTGGTGGCGGCGCGCTTCGGCAGCGACGGCGCGGCGTACCTGCTCAGCCGCAAGGACGCCTCGCGCGGCAAGGTGCTGCGCCTGCCGCTGGCCACGCCCACGCTGGACAAGGCGACGGTGGTCGTCCCCGAGGGCCAGGCGACGGTGCAGGCCGTGGTGCCCACGAAGGGCCGCCTGTACCTGCTGGAGCAGCTGGGCGGTCCGTCGCAGCTGCGCATGGTGGACCTGACCGGCAAGGCGCTGGGCCTGGTGCCCACGCTGCCGGTGTCGTCGGTGGGCGGCGTGGTGCGCCAGGGCGCGGACGACGTGCTCTTCGTCAACGGCAGCTTCACGCAGCCGGCCGCGTGGTTCCGCTACTCGTCCGCGGACAACAAGGTGACGAAGACGGCGCTCGCGCGCACGGCGCCCATCGACATGAGCGACGTGGAGGTGGTGCGCACGGAGGCCACGTCGAAGGACGGCACCAAGGTGCCGCTCACCATCCTGAAGAAGAAGGGCACGAAGCTGAACGGGAACAATCCCACGTGGCTCACCGGCTACGGCGGCTTCAACATCTCCATCTCCCCGGGCTACAGCCCGCTGACGGGCATGTGGCTGGAGCAGGGCGGCGTGTTCGCGGTGGCGAACCTGCGCGGCGGCTCGGAGTTCGGCGAGGAGTGGCACAAGGCCGGCTCGCTCACGAACAAGCAGAACGTGTTCGATGACTTCTACGCCTGCGCGAAGCTGCTGGTGGACCAGAAGTACACGCAGCCCAAGAAGCTGGCCATCCAGGGCGGCAGCAACGGCGGCCTGCTGATGGGCGCGGCCGTGACGCAGCACCCGGAGGAGTACGGCGCGGTGGTGGCGCGCGTGGGCATCTACGACATGCTGCGCACGGAGCTCACGCCCAACGGCCAGTTCAACATCACCGAGTACGGCTCGGTGAAGGACCCCGAGCAGTTCAAGGCGCTGTATGGCTATTCGCCGGTGCACCACGTGAAGGACGGGACGAAGTACCCGTCGGTGCTGTTCACCTCCGGGGCCAATGACCCGCGCGTGGATCCGTTCCACTCGCGCAAGATGGTGGCCCGGATGCAGGCGGCGACGGCGTCCCCCAAGCCCATCCTGCTGCGCGCCAACGCGGAGACGGGCCACGGCATGGGCACGCCGCTGTCCGCGCGCATCGAGGAGGAGGTGGACGTCTACTCCTTCGTCTTCAACGAGCTGGGCATGACGTACAAGCCCAACGCGACGAAGAAGGTCGCCGCGCCCTCGCCGCAGTAG
- the dacB gene encoding D-alanyl-D-alanine carboxypeptidase/D-alanyl-D-alanine-endopeptidase, translated as MRRALLPASVVALFLSACTHTPAIKEGSPRDTLSGVTRALLETLEADGALAGVSVVDARTGEPLFTHRENVRLLPASTMKVVSTSAALSALGADFRFVTPVFLEGSQTGGLFLGDVVAQASGDPSLGSWRFPETALACDRIAEAFQARGIHQWRGSVRISGTDGVDSGLGPGWAWDDAAYAYSAAPTPFVFRENVVDLALTRAPGATCADAPSVQWNPTFATLSAVVNVDANAERANLACVRGGGGVRCTWRSPSGGPCPQSAAVKLSIDAPEALFAACVDDALARHGITRLPLSLEAPTTPLPPMPSPLVELISPPLSELVRATNKESLNLYAERLGMRFARERTGQEGYVALRTALATELARRGVPAKDLRPVDGSGLSRYNLATPRGMARVLLTSLQEPYGAALVDSLPVLGLDGTLAGRKTKQTTAGRIRAKTGTLTGQKCFVGVAERPNDPEHPRVVFALMLGNMDEGTKPTANETFDTFSTALVELPLR; from the coding sequence ATGCGCCGCGCACTCCTGCCCGCCAGCGTCGTTGCCCTCTTCCTGTCCGCCTGCACCCACACACCCGCCATCAAGGAGGGCTCCCCGCGCGACACCCTGTCCGGCGTCACCAGGGCCCTGCTGGAGACCCTGGAGGCGGACGGCGCGCTCGCGGGCGTGTCCGTGGTGGACGCCCGCACCGGCGAGCCCCTCTTCACCCACCGCGAGAACGTACGCCTTCTGCCCGCGTCCACGATGAAGGTGGTGTCCACCTCCGCCGCGCTGTCCGCGCTGGGAGCGGACTTCCGCTTCGTGACGCCGGTCTTCCTGGAGGGCTCGCAGACGGGGGGCCTGTTCCTGGGCGACGTGGTGGCGCAGGCGTCCGGGGACCCGTCGCTGGGCTCGTGGCGCTTCCCGGAGACGGCGCTCGCGTGCGACCGGATCGCGGAGGCCTTCCAGGCGCGCGGCATCCACCAGTGGCGAGGCAGCGTGCGCATCTCCGGCACGGACGGAGTGGACAGCGGGCTGGGGCCGGGCTGGGCCTGGGATGACGCGGCGTATGCGTACAGCGCCGCGCCCACCCCCTTCGTCTTTCGCGAGAACGTGGTGGACCTGGCGCTGACGCGCGCCCCCGGCGCCACCTGCGCGGACGCGCCTTCCGTCCAGTGGAACCCCACCTTCGCCACGCTGTCCGCAGTGGTCAACGTGGACGCGAACGCGGAGCGCGCGAACCTGGCCTGCGTGCGAGGAGGCGGCGGCGTGCGCTGCACGTGGCGCTCGCCTTCGGGCGGGCCGTGCCCCCAGTCCGCCGCGGTGAAGCTGTCCATCGATGCGCCGGAGGCCCTCTTCGCCGCGTGCGTGGATGACGCGCTGGCGCGGCACGGAATCACGCGGCTGCCCCTGTCCCTGGAGGCCCCCACGACGCCCCTGCCGCCCATGCCGTCACCCCTGGTGGAGCTGATCAGCCCGCCCCTGTCGGAGCTGGTGCGCGCGACGAACAAGGAGAGCCTCAACCTGTACGCGGAGCGGCTGGGCATGCGATTCGCCCGCGAGCGCACCGGCCAGGAGGGCTACGTCGCGCTGCGCACCGCCCTGGCCACGGAGCTGGCGCGCCGGGGCGTGCCCGCCAAGGACCTGCGTCCCGTGGATGGCAGCGGCCTGTCCCGTTACAACCTGGCCACGCCCCGGGGCATGGCGCGCGTGCTGCTCACCAGCCTCCAGGAGCCCTACGGCGCCGCGCTGGTGGACAGCCTGCCGGTGCTGGGCCTGGACGGAACGCTGGCGGGCCGCAAGACGAAGCAGACCACCGCGGGCCGCATCCGCGCGAAGACGGGCACGCTCACGGGCCAGAAGTGCTTCGTGGGCGTGGCGGAGCGGCCGAACGACCCCGAGCACCCGCGCGTCGTCTTCGCGCTGATGCTCGGCAACATGGACGAGGGCACGAAGCCCACCGCCAACGAGACCTTCGACACCTTCTCCACCGCCCTGGTGGAGCTGCCCCTGCGATGA
- a CDS encoding cyclic nucleotide-binding domain-containing protein produces the protein MSLFARLQALLSAHPSALDAAPAQTHATATAPTAAAAPADVDSAAAPPVCTRYLPAGQVVVREGDPGHSMFVVLEGRVAVLRGGDNGANTEVGRLGAGDFFGELALLTGTQRTATIVTVEDAVLLELTQAGVRELGKDYGVKGEQMQVAARERLLADALRSNPLIAALPPDVQHDLGDAFIPCTVPAGETLLTRGQPGDALYVLIRGQCEVFHTHGDGRQSAYPRLEEGALFGEISLLRSRLATATVRTVTPCTLLKLERDVFKKAFLGQPDLRGALVRLGLERLKHTMEVMGEPK, from the coding sequence ATGTCCCTGTTCGCGCGCCTGCAGGCCCTGCTGTCCGCCCACCCGTCCGCCCTGGACGCAGCCCCCGCTCAGACGCACGCGACCGCCACCGCCCCCACGGCGGCGGCCGCACCGGCGGACGTGGACAGCGCCGCTGCGCCTCCCGTCTGCACGCGCTACCTGCCCGCAGGCCAGGTGGTGGTGCGCGAGGGCGACCCGGGACACTCGATGTTCGTCGTGCTGGAGGGCCGCGTCGCGGTGCTTCGCGGCGGCGATAACGGCGCCAACACGGAGGTCGGCCGCCTGGGGGCCGGTGACTTCTTCGGAGAGCTGGCGCTGCTTACAGGCACGCAGCGCACCGCCACCATCGTGACGGTGGAGGATGCCGTGCTGCTGGAGCTGACCCAGGCGGGTGTCCGTGAGCTGGGCAAGGACTACGGCGTGAAGGGGGAGCAGATGCAGGTCGCCGCCCGGGAGCGCCTGCTCGCGGACGCGCTGCGCAGCAACCCGCTCATCGCGGCGTTGCCCCCGGACGTGCAGCATGACCTGGGAGATGCCTTCATCCCCTGCACCGTGCCCGCCGGCGAGACCCTGCTCACCCGGGGCCAGCCGGGCGACGCGCTCTACGTCCTCATCCGGGGCCAGTGCGAGGTCTTCCATACGCACGGCGACGGCCGCCAGTCCGCCTATCCCAGGCTGGAGGAAGGCGCCTTGTTCGGGGAGATCTCCCTGCTGCGCAGCCGCCTGGCCACCGCCACCGTGCGCACCGTGACGCCCTGCACGCTCCTCAAGCTGGAGCGCGACGTGTTCAAGAAGGCCTTCCTGGGCCAGCCCGACCTGCGCGGCGCGCTGGTGCGCCTGGGCCTGGAGCGGCTCAAGCACACGATGGAGGTCATGGGCGAGCCGAAGTAG
- a CDS encoding TetR/AcrR family transcriptional regulator: MSGTLKAPKKDAPSRGGVERPVRADARRNVDALLEAAMAVFATSGVDAPVREIADKAGVGVGTLYRHFPQRSDLIVAVVRNEVDACADAASDIAARYEPGEALERWVQRYVDLLATKRGLAAALHSGDPAFKSLPDYFLERMRPVFQGLLDAAARSGDIRPDVDATELLLAIARLCVPDHHGGGAEQARRMVTLLVDGLRHGAPAAPPRPSRGRR, encoded by the coding sequence ATGAGCGGCACATTGAAAGCCCCCAAGAAGGATGCGCCGTCTCGCGGTGGTGTGGAGCGGCCGGTGCGCGCGGACGCTCGCCGGAACGTGGATGCGCTGCTGGAGGCGGCGATGGCGGTCTTCGCGACGTCGGGAGTGGACGCGCCCGTGCGGGAGATCGCGGACAAGGCCGGGGTCGGTGTCGGCACGCTCTATCGCCATTTTCCGCAGCGCTCGGACCTGATCGTCGCGGTCGTCCGTAACGAGGTGGATGCCTGCGCGGACGCGGCGTCGGACATCGCGGCGAGATACGAGCCCGGGGAGGCGCTCGAGCGTTGGGTGCAGCGCTACGTCGACTTGCTCGCCACCAAGCGTGGGCTCGCGGCGGCGCTCCACTCGGGCGACCCCGCCTTCAAGTCCCTGCCTGATTACTTCCTCGAGCGGATGCGGCCCGTGTTTCAGGGCCTGCTCGATGCCGCGGCCCGCTCGGGCGACATCCGTCCGGACGTGGATGCGACGGAGCTCCTGCTCGCGATCGCCAGGCTCTGCGTCCCGGACCACCACGGCGGAGGCGCGGAGCAGGCACGGCGCATGGTGACCCTGCTCGTGGACGGGCTGCGCCATGGCGCCCCGGCGGCGCCTCCCCGACCGTCCAGAGGTCGTCGTTAG
- a CDS encoding alanine racemase yields MSSTFLDTLDTPAPLVDLDRVERNLQRVATYAREHGLRWRPHTKTHKTAELGAMQVAAGASGVTVATVLEAEVMASVSDDVLLAYPPVGARKLARLMALPSRVRLTVALDSREVLDALARAARDAGRTVGVLVEADLGMRRVGVRTPDDAVALARAAASTPGAEFRGLTFYAGHIRVPQTELPAAMSAQSEVLATFVDALRSAGLPPEVVSGGSTPTLWQSHTVKGLTEIRPGLNALNDRNAAVVGACDWSECAYSVLATVVSTAVPGQVVIDAGAKALVKEDGPAPGYGVLLDRPEVVVKNLSEEHGLLDVSTTTWRPRIGDRVRVVPNHVCVSVPQHPRLHVLRGDVSVATWEIAARGW; encoded by the coding sequence ATGTCCTCGACCTTCCTCGACACCCTCGACACGCCCGCGCCCCTCGTGGACCTGGACCGCGTGGAGCGGAACCTCCAGCGCGTCGCCACCTACGCCCGTGAGCACGGCCTGCGCTGGCGTCCCCACACGAAGACGCACAAGACGGCGGAGCTGGGCGCGATGCAGGTCGCGGCGGGAGCCTCCGGCGTCACGGTGGCCACCGTGCTGGAAGCCGAGGTCATGGCGTCCGTATCTGACGACGTGCTGCTCGCGTACCCGCCCGTGGGAGCGCGCAAGCTGGCGCGGCTGATGGCCCTGCCCTCTCGCGTGCGACTCACCGTGGCGCTGGACTCCCGGGAGGTGCTCGATGCGTTGGCGCGCGCGGCCCGGGACGCGGGGCGCACCGTGGGCGTGCTCGTGGAGGCGGACCTGGGCATGCGCCGCGTGGGGGTGCGCACGCCCGACGACGCCGTGGCCCTGGCGCGTGCCGCGGCGTCCACGCCCGGCGCGGAGTTCCGTGGACTGACGTTCTACGCGGGCCACATCCGCGTCCCGCAGACCGAGCTGCCCGCCGCGATGAGCGCCCAGTCGGAAGTGCTGGCGACGTTCGTGGATGCATTGCGGAGCGCGGGACTTCCGCCGGAGGTCGTCAGCGGTGGCTCCACCCCCACCCTCTGGCAATCCCATACCGTGAAGGGGCTCACGGAGATCCGCCCCGGCCTCAACGCGCTCAATGACCGCAACGCCGCCGTCGTCGGTGCGTGTGATTGGAGCGAGTGTGCCTATTCCGTGCTGGCCACCGTGGTGAGCACCGCCGTGCCCGGACAGGTGGTCATCGACGCGGGAGCCAAGGCCCTGGTGAAGGAAGACGGCCCCGCTCCGGGCTATGGCGTCCTGCTCGACCGGCCAGAGGTCGTGGTGAAGAACCTGTCGGAAGAGCACGGCCTGCTGGACGTGTCCACGACGACGTGGCGCCCGCGCATCGGCGACCGGGTGCGCGTGGTGCCCAACCATGTCTGTGTTTCGGTCCCCCAGCATCCGCGGCTGCACGTCCTGCGCGGGGACGTCAGCGTGGCGACATGGGAGATCGCCGCGCGCGGCTGGTGA
- the rdgC gene encoding recombination-associated protein RdgC yields the protein MPVLRGAVTFSRFRTEPAKDAPSDVKRWLTKGLKSHAFEPIDRRSEEERAAGFVELENPESSEFATGNLFYGEYALFAFRIDTLKVPASMMKSELDKWAAAFGKENGRPPARAEKNKQRAELKQLLRQRAVPRTSVLDVTWNLKTHQVQIWAASRKTVDEIAVALEGALAVKTTAITPASLAQRAGIDEKALGPTAELIGMDLPATASVEDAHGEA from the coding sequence ATGCCTGTCCTACGTGGTGCCGTGACCTTTTCGCGCTTCCGGACCGAACCGGCCAAGGATGCGCCGTCCGACGTGAAGCGCTGGCTGACCAAGGGGCTCAAGTCCCATGCGTTCGAGCCCATCGACCGCCGCTCCGAGGAGGAGCGCGCCGCGGGTTTCGTGGAGCTGGAGAACCCGGAGTCCTCCGAGTTCGCGACCGGAAATCTCTTCTACGGCGAGTACGCCCTGTTCGCCTTCCGCATCGACACGCTGAAGGTGCCCGCGTCGATGATGAAGTCGGAGCTGGACAAGTGGGCCGCCGCCTTCGGCAAGGAGAACGGCCGGCCGCCCGCGCGCGCGGAGAAGAACAAGCAGCGCGCGGAGCTCAAGCAGCTCTTGCGTCAGCGCGCGGTGCCGCGCACCAGCGTGCTGGACGTGACGTGGAACCTGAAGACGCACCAGGTGCAGATCTGGGCCGCGTCCCGCAAGACGGTGGATGAGATCGCCGTCGCGCTGGAGGGGGCCCTGGCGGTGAAGACGACGGCCATCACGCCCGCGTCCCTGGCGCAGCGTGCGGGCATCGACGAGAAGGCCCTGGGCCCCACGGCGGAGCTCATTGGCATGGACCTGCCGGCGACGGCTTCAGTGGAGGACGCCCATGGCGAGGCGTGA
- a CDS encoding DUF4105 domain-containing protein, translated as MRIWKNAVAGLVLLVGGAWAAMALALTGTGPEGPHVARALVAGGVVGLAVAAWRWRSRRWGVAVMVLGCLSVLGWVRTFQPSNARDWAPDLARAPWAEVAGTRVTLHDVRDFRYRSTTDWEPAWYTATYDTDALTDASFIVEPFSGFYGAAHTMVSFGFQDGRHVVFSVEVRREKGETFSALGGLFRRFEITYVVGDERDLVQLRSNFRHDDVYVYPVKASKERITAFFLDMVQRMNGLHTQPEFYDTLTSNCTTNLVRHFEKVAAKDVPYDHRTLMPAFSDALAYELGIIDTDAPLEQVRQRYHINARALAAQGRDNFSARIRAPLETAAAPAP; from the coding sequence ATGCGCATCTGGAAGAACGCGGTGGCGGGGCTCGTGCTCCTCGTGGGCGGCGCCTGGGCCGCGATGGCCCTGGCCCTGACGGGGACGGGGCCGGAGGGGCCACACGTGGCGCGGGCGCTCGTCGCGGGGGGGGTGGTGGGGCTGGCGGTGGCGGCCTGGCGGTGGCGCTCGCGGCGCTGGGGCGTGGCGGTGATGGTGCTGGGCTGCTTGTCCGTCCTTGGCTGGGTGCGCACGTTCCAGCCCTCCAACGCGCGCGACTGGGCGCCGGACCTGGCGCGCGCGCCGTGGGCGGAGGTGGCCGGGACGCGGGTGACGCTGCATGACGTGCGCGACTTCCGCTACCGCAGCACCACGGATTGGGAGCCGGCCTGGTACACGGCCACCTACGACACGGACGCGCTCACGGATGCGTCGTTCATCGTGGAGCCGTTCTCCGGCTTCTACGGCGCCGCGCACACCATGGTGAGCTTCGGCTTCCAGGACGGCCGCCACGTGGTGTTCTCCGTGGAGGTGCGGCGCGAAAAGGGCGAGACGTTCTCCGCGCTGGGAGGCCTCTTCCGACGTTTTGAAATCACCTACGTCGTGGGCGACGAGCGGGACCTGGTGCAGCTGCGCTCCAACTTCCGCCATGACGACGTGTATGTGTATCCGGTGAAGGCCTCGAAGGAGCGCATCACCGCCTTCTTCCTGGACATGGTGCAGCGGATGAACGGCCTGCACACGCAGCCGGAGTTCTACGACACGCTCACCAGCAACTGCACCACCAACCTGGTGCGCCACTTCGAGAAGGTGGCCGCGAAGGACGTGCCATACGACCACCGCACGCTGATGCCGGCGTTCTCGGATGCGCTCGCGTACGAGCTGGGCATCATCGACACGGACGCGCCGCTGGAGCAGGTCCGCCAGCGCTACCACATCAATGCGCGCGCCCTGGCCGCGCAGGGGCGGGACAACTTCTCCGCCCGCATCCGCGCGCCGCTGGAGACGGCCGCGGCGCCGGCCCCGTGA